A genome region from Thermodesulfobacteriota bacterium includes the following:
- a CDS encoding glycyl-radical enzyme activating protein: protein MKYRDNGNGKRGVIFNIQRFSIHDGPGIRTTVFAKGCPLKCAWCSNPESQKLFPQLMVRDVKCTRCGRCAEVCPDNAISLTEEHGRKISWDLCSQCFKCTEVCIYESLGIIGKDMGIEEIVKEVEKDRIFYKNSGGGVTISGGEPLLQNKFVLNLIKAFKEKNINTALDTCGYVSEEAFGEVIPFVDLLLFDIKQLDSERHQKYTGVDNNLILTNARTFSKKVRTWFRIPLIKDFNDSPEDIRKIAEMAMELGVEKISLLPYHEGGKSKSFQIGGIYSIPMAKAPDDNHIQRLKNVVSKIGVAVTVGN, encoded by the coding sequence ATGAAATACAGAGACAACGGAAATGGTAAAAGAGGAGTCATATTCAATATTCAGAGGTTTAGCATTCACGATGGGCCAGGAATTAGAACAACCGTATTTGCAAAAGGTTGCCCTTTGAAATGTGCATGGTGTTCGAACCCTGAATCTCAAAAACTTTTTCCCCAACTCATGGTTCGCGATGTAAAATGCACTCGGTGTGGCCGCTGCGCTGAGGTCTGTCCCGATAATGCTATATCCTTAACAGAGGAGCATGGGAGGAAAATCAGCTGGGATTTATGCAGTCAGTGTTTTAAATGCACTGAAGTCTGCATCTATGAATCTCTCGGAATAATTGGGAAAGATATGGGAATTGAAGAAATAGTAAAAGAGGTTGAAAAAGACAGAATTTTTTACAAGAATTCAGGAGGTGGTGTTACTATCTCTGGAGGAGAGCCGCTTCTTCAGAATAAATTTGTCTTAAACCTCATTAAAGCTTTTAAAGAAAAAAATATTAATACAGCCCTTGATACATGCGGATATGTTTCTGAAGAGGCATTTGGAGAGGTAATTCCATTTGTTGATCTTTTACTATTCGATATCAAACAGTTAGATTCCGAAAGACATCAAAAATATACGGGTGTAGACAATAATCTTATACTTACAAATGCTCGTACCTTTTCCAAGAAGGTACGAACCTGGTTTAGAATTCCTCTCATTAAAGATTTCAACGACTCTCCTGAAGATATAAGAAAGATAGCCGAAATGGCAATGGAACTCGGAGTAGAGAAGATTTCCCTTCTCCCCTATCATGAGGGGGGGAAATCGAAGAGCTTTCAGATTGGCGGAATATATTCTATTCCCATGGCAAAAGCCCCGGACGATAATCATATTCAACGGTTAAAAAACGTTGTTTCAAAAATCGGAGTGGCAGTAACAGTAGGAAATTAA
- a CDS encoding glycine radical domain-containing protein, translating to MINFNVVDSKNLLAAQENPENYQDLPVMVAGYCCGFE from the coding sequence TTGATAAACTTTAACGTTGTAGACAGCAAGAACCTCTTAGCTGCTCAGGAAAATCCAGAGAATTACCAGGATCTTCCAGTGATGGTAGCAGGCTACTGTTGTGGATTTGAGTAA